From the Terriglobia bacterium genome, one window contains:
- a CDS encoding 1-acyl-sn-glycerol-3-phosphate acyltransferase, translating to MRNLLSWARALLIFWPYIFLVTVTLEPISLLAGVLDKSGRARHTVVKLWSAIILKVVTRATVSGLERIDASKPRLYVANHLSAMDIPLLYRHLPFPFRIMAHRLVFRVPLIGWWLRSSGALEIEPGNFALTRRALREAIKTLQRGMSLVVFPEGERAPRGKMLPFRRGAFYVAVKAQADIVPMAILGTYEALPLGSVHIRRVALQFVVGDPIAAAEYTLKDLDALAEHAQSVVRKMYEAAGSR from the coding sequence GTGCGCAATCTGCTGAGCTGGGCACGTGCCCTGCTGATCTTCTGGCCCTACATATTTCTGGTCACCGTAACCCTGGAACCGATTTCGCTGCTGGCGGGCGTGCTGGACAAGAGCGGCCGCGCGCGGCACACGGTGGTGAAGCTGTGGTCGGCGATCATCCTGAAGGTGGTAACGCGGGCCACGGTCAGCGGACTGGAGCGGATTGACGCCAGCAAGCCGCGCCTGTACGTCGCCAACCATCTTTCCGCAATGGACATTCCCCTGCTCTACCGACACCTGCCGTTTCCGTTCCGCATCATGGCGCACCGTCTGGTGTTTCGCGTGCCGCTGATCGGGTGGTGGCTGCGAAGTTCGGGGGCGCTGGAGATTGAGCCGGGAAATTTTGCGCTGACGCGGCGGGCGCTGCGTGAGGCGATCAAGACTTTGCAACGCGGCATGTCGCTGGTGGTGTTTCCCGAGGGCGAGCGCGCGCCCAGAGGCAAGATGCTGCCGTTTCGCCGTGGAGCCTTTTATGTGGCGGTGAAAGCACAGGCCGACATTGTGCCGATGGCGATTCTGGGAACGTATGAGGCGCTGCCGCTGGGCTCGGTGCACATAAGGAGGGTGGCGCTGCAGTTTGTGGTCGGCGATCCGATTGCGGCGGCGGAATACACGTTGAAGGACCTGGACGCGCTGGCGGAGCATG
- a CDS encoding acyl-CoA dehydratase activase-related protein yields the protein MPGLTDKADSTKKYDQLWMGLDVGSTTVKVVIIDGDTDTILWADYQRHETKQPEKAIEMLKAISADFPNTPVDNIRVFITGSGGSGIAKHIGAKFVQEVNAVSLAVEKLYPACGSVIELGGQDAKIIIFKEDPETGKKKKLPSMNDKCAGGTGAVIDKINAKLRIPSDQLCQMGYKGLKLHPVAGKCGVFAETDINGLQKQGVPPDELMASLFESIVQQNLSVLTRGNTLRPVVLLLGGPNCYIKGMSDCWKVNIPKIWEERNYPLPEGANPEDLITTPDNAQYFACIGAVEFGKSEDPGVGVYLGYDKLEWYITEGRAQEKAKKGGAQALAKSPEELDDFKRRYTKKKFVPATFRPQQVVEGFIGIDGGSTSTKAVLVDKDRNVLCKTYQLSRGNPIEDTQEVVAKVAQQVSDQGAILKVLGVGTTGYAKDILKDAVGADVALVETVAHTQAALHFYSDADVICDVGGQDIKIIILRDGRVKDFKLNTQCSAGNGYFLQGTCESFGFKVEEFADIAFNAKGYPQFGYGCAVFMQSDIVDFQRQGWKPEEIMAGLCNVLPKNIWLYVSQIPNLSAIGKKFILQGGTQHNLAAVKSQVDFIESRFKGKEIKPEVIVHQHCGEAGAIGCAFEAVRLWENGKRTTFIGLDQVASITFTTTRNEATRCYFCKNKCLRTFIDVKTAVPNPGYKPPVKTKVPLIDGAQRLIIATCEKGTVENVEEMRVIKGDIDAIKKENPNLVEIAAKAAFKSFEPPVVADPLPKLQFTAAQKKRAELINKRAELKIGMPKALNMYSCGPFFTAYFESLGVKAENLIWSEYTSEQLYKEGAKRGAIDPCFPSKVGIPHVHNLLYVIHPKKQLDIIFFPMIDSLPTFMVKTQSSRACPTVTATPASVKAAFTKESDLFTEKGVIWKDTLIELTDPKVAHRQMYDDWKDILGLSEEENFRAIEQGFKAMLKFDNEIMRGAAREVLKKLEREDKLGIVLLGRPYHNDPGINHEILEEFQKLGYPIFSQDSLPLDDEIIWKLFGDEVRAGAISHPLDVSDAWKNSYSENTTRKVWAAKYIARHPNLVALELSSFKCGHDAPIYTVIEEVVEHSGTPYFCFKDIDENKPTGSIKIRVETIGYFLKRYREDMVRNNQKQHTVEEQLKAFEQRLRHELTLAASVGSKAGCCGTEETAPADLISIAGAQQGQQDLVEMAGD from the coding sequence ATGCCCGGACTTACCGATAAAGCGGATTCCACGAAGAAATACGACCAGCTCTGGATGGGCCTTGACGTCGGTTCCACCACCGTCAAGGTCGTCATCATTGACGGCGACACCGACACCATCCTGTGGGCGGACTACCAGCGCCACGAAACCAAGCAGCCCGAAAAGGCGATCGAGATGCTCAAGGCCATCTCCGCCGATTTCCCCAACACGCCGGTAGACAATATCCGCGTGTTCATTACGGGCTCGGGTGGCTCGGGTATCGCCAAGCACATCGGCGCCAAGTTCGTGCAGGAAGTCAATGCCGTCTCCCTCGCCGTGGAGAAGCTTTACCCCGCGTGCGGCTCGGTCATCGAGCTTGGCGGCCAGGACGCCAAGATCATCATCTTCAAGGAAGACCCCGAGACCGGCAAAAAGAAGAAGCTGCCCTCGATGAACGACAAGTGCGCCGGCGGCACCGGCGCCGTCATTGACAAGATCAACGCCAAGCTCCGCATTCCCTCCGACCAGCTTTGCCAGATGGGCTACAAGGGCCTGAAGCTGCACCCGGTGGCCGGCAAGTGCGGCGTATTCGCCGAGACCGACATCAACGGCCTGCAAAAGCAGGGCGTGCCTCCCGACGAGCTCATGGCCTCGCTGTTCGAGTCCATCGTGCAGCAGAATCTCTCGGTCTTGACCCGCGGCAACACGCTGCGCCCGGTTGTCCTGCTGCTCGGCGGCCCCAACTGCTACATCAAGGGCATGAGCGACTGCTGGAAGGTCAACATTCCCAAGATTTGGGAAGAACGCAATTACCCGCTGCCCGAGGGCGCCAATCCCGAAGACCTCATCACCACACCCGATAATGCCCAGTACTTCGCCTGCATTGGCGCGGTCGAGTTCGGCAAGTCGGAAGACCCCGGCGTCGGCGTCTATCTTGGCTACGACAAGCTGGAGTGGTACATCACCGAAGGCCGCGCCCAGGAAAAAGCCAAGAAGGGTGGCGCGCAGGCCCTCGCCAAGAGTCCCGAGGAGCTCGACGACTTCAAGCGCCGCTACACCAAAAAGAAATTTGTCCCTGCCACCTTCCGGCCACAACAGGTGGTCGAAGGCTTCATCGGCATTGACGGCGGCTCCACCTCCACCAAGGCCGTCCTCGTCGATAAGGACCGCAACGTCCTGTGCAAGACTTACCAGCTTTCGCGCGGCAATCCAATCGAGGATACTCAGGAAGTCGTCGCCAAAGTAGCCCAACAGGTCAGCGATCAAGGGGCAATACTTAAAGTGTTAGGTGTAGGTACGACCGGCTACGCCAAGGACATCCTCAAGGATGCCGTCGGCGCCGATGTCGCCTTGGTCGAGACGGTTGCTCACACTCAGGCCGCCCTCCATTTCTATTCCGACGCGGACGTCATCTGCGACGTCGGCGGCCAGGACATCAAGATCATCATCCTCCGCGACGGCCGCGTGAAGGACTTCAAACTCAACACCCAGTGTTCCGCCGGCAACGGCTATTTCCTCCAAGGCACCTGCGAGAGCTTCGGTTTCAAGGTCGAGGAATTCGCCGACATCGCCTTCAACGCCAAGGGCTACCCGCAATTCGGCTACGGCTGCGCTGTCTTCATGCAATCCGACATCGTCGACTTCCAGCGCCAGGGATGGAAGCCGGAAGAAATCATGGCCGGCCTTTGCAACGTGTTGCCTAAGAACATCTGGCTCTACGTTTCGCAGATTCCCAACTTGTCGGCCATCGGGAAGAAGTTCATTCTCCAAGGCGGCACGCAGCACAACCTCGCCGCCGTCAAGTCGCAGGTGGACTTCATCGAGTCGCGCTTCAAGGGCAAGGAGATCAAGCCCGAGGTCATCGTCCACCAGCACTGCGGCGAGGCCGGCGCCATCGGTTGCGCCTTCGAAGCCGTGCGCCTCTGGGAGAACGGCAAGCGGACCACCTTCATCGGCCTCGACCAGGTCGCCTCCATCACTTTCACCACCACGCGCAACGAAGCCACGCGCTGCTACTTCTGCAAGAACAAGTGCCTGCGCACCTTCATCGACGTCAAGACCGCTGTTCCCAACCCCGGCTATAAGCCGCCGGTCAAGACCAAGGTGCCGCTCATTGACGGCGCCCAGCGCCTCATCATCGCCACCTGCGAGAAGGGAACCGTCGAAAACGTCGAGGAGATGCGCGTCATCAAGGGCGACATCGACGCCATCAAGAAGGAAAACCCCAACCTGGTCGAGATCGCCGCCAAGGCGGCCTTCAAGAGCTTCGAGCCGCCCGTTGTCGCCGATCCGCTGCCCAAGCTCCAGTTCACCGCCGCCCAGAAAAAACGCGCCGAGCTGATCAACAAACGCGCCGAGCTAAAGATCGGCATGCCCAAGGCGCTCAACATGTACTCTTGCGGCCCCTTCTTCACCGCCTACTTCGAATCCCTGGGCGTGAAGGCGGAAAACCTCATCTGGTCGGAGTACACCAGCGAGCAGCTCTACAAAGAGGGTGCCAAGCGCGGCGCCATCGATCCCTGCTTCCCCTCCAAGGTCGGCATCCCGCACGTCCACAACCTGCTCTACGTCATTCACCCCAAGAAGCAGCTCGACATCATCTTTTTCCCGATGATTGATTCGCTGCCCACCTTCATGGTGAAGACGCAGAGTTCGCGCGCCTGCCCCACCGTCACGGCCACGCCCGCCTCGGTGAAGGCCGCCTTCACCAAGGAATCCGATCTCTTCACCGAAAAGGGCGTCATCTGGAAGGACACGCTCATCGAGCTCACCGATCCCAAGGTCGCGCACCGCCAGATGTACGACGACTGGAAGGACATCCTCGGCCTGAGCGAGGAAGAGAATTTCCGCGCCATCGAGCAGGGCTTCAAAGCCATGCTGAAGTTCGACAACGAGATCATGCGCGGCGCCGCCCGCGAGGTCCTCAAAAAGCTGGAGCGCGAGGACAAGCTCGGCATCGTGCTGCTCGGCCGCCCCTACCACAACGATCCCGGCATCAATCACGAGATCCTGGAGGAATTCCAGAAGCTCGGCTATCCCATCTTCTCCCAGGACTCGCTGCCGCTGGACGACGAGATCATCTGGAAGCTGTTCGGCGATGAAGTGAGGGCCGGCGCCATCTCGCACCCGCTCGACGTCTCCGACGCCTGGAAGAACTCGTACTCGGAAAACACTACCCGCAAGGTGTGGGCGGCCAAGTACATCGCGCGCCATCCCAACCTCGTCGCGCTCGAGCTATCCAGCTTCAAGTGCGGCCACGACGCGCCCATCTACACCGTGATCGAAGAAGTGGTCGAACACTCCGGCACGCCCTACTTCTGCTTCAAGGACATTGACGAGAACAAACCCACCGGTTCGATCAAAATCCGTGTCGAAACCATCGGCTACTTCCTCAAGCGCTACCGCGAAGACATGGTGCGCAACAACCAGAAGCAGCACACGGTGGAAGAACAGCTCAAGGCTTTCGAGCAGCGCCTGCGCCACGAACTCACGCTGGCGGCCAGCGTCGGCTCCAAGGCGGGTTGCTGCGGCACCGAAGAAACCGCGCCGGCCGACCTGATTTCCATTGCCGGCGCCCAACAGGGTCAGCAGGACCTGGTCGAAATGGCAGGGGATTAG
- a CDS encoding activator of (R)-2-hydroxyglutaryl-CoA dehydratase — MERGFTKEERPKTTLLFGGLTWKHEKLIHGALEGLGYRCEVVPVPDVKAFQLGKEYGNNGQCNPTYFTVGNLVQYLQKLEESGVKREDLLNHYIFLTAGACGPCRFGMYEAEYRLALRNAGFDGFRVMLFQQSGGLNQSEAEAGLAMNLDFFLNLLNAMNMGDVINEVAHQIRPFEANAGETDAVLDECIDYMHEVLKKKSPWSIEGALGKLGQNIPMKGTVEYVGKFLNQLYSDDYVSALNHVRDRFNSIKVDRLKVKPIVKITGEFWAQTTEGDGNFNMFPFLVREGAQIIVEPVGTWIMYMIHQVVQKIRDTKGLEDGAVMPPAWRLDKHAKIEMNYRNKLAKLKVAEVIFSREYHKIIDALGGTAHRLVNQYELQRLGHPYYNSRAGGGEGHLEVAKNIYYSNKELCHMVLSLKPFGCMPSTQSDGAQSAVVAHYKDMIFLPIETSGEGEINAHSRVQMALGEAKAKAKLEFKEVLEKLGKSADELRTYVDAHPEMSTALYKVPKYKGVIGTAPNFAVHVAEKMGASVPYHQEAH; from the coding sequence ATCGAGCGCGGCTTCACCAAGGAAGAGCGTCCCAAGACCACCCTGCTTTTCGGCGGCCTGACTTGGAAACACGAGAAGCTCATCCACGGCGCGCTTGAGGGACTGGGCTACCGCTGCGAGGTTGTGCCCGTTCCTGACGTCAAGGCCTTTCAGCTCGGCAAGGAGTACGGCAACAACGGCCAGTGCAACCCGACCTACTTCACCGTCGGCAACCTGGTCCAGTACCTGCAGAAGCTGGAGGAATCCGGCGTCAAGCGCGAAGACCTGCTCAACCACTACATCTTCCTCACCGCCGGCGCCTGTGGGCCGTGCCGCTTCGGCATGTACGAGGCCGAGTACCGCCTCGCCCTGCGCAATGCTGGTTTCGACGGCTTCCGCGTCATGCTCTTCCAGCAGTCCGGCGGCCTCAATCAGAGCGAAGCCGAAGCCGGCCTCGCCATGAACCTCGACTTCTTTCTCAACCTCCTTAATGCCATGAACATGGGCGACGTCATCAACGAAGTCGCGCACCAGATTCGTCCCTTTGAGGCCAATGCCGGCGAAACCGACGCCGTCCTCGACGAGTGCATCGACTACATGCACGAGGTCTTAAAGAAGAAGTCGCCATGGTCCATCGAAGGCGCGCTCGGCAAGCTCGGCCAGAACATCCCCATGAAGGGCACGGTCGAGTACGTCGGCAAATTCCTCAATCAGCTTTACAGCGACGACTACGTCAGCGCCCTCAACCACGTCCGCGACCGCTTCAACTCGATCAAGGTGGATCGCCTCAAGGTGAAGCCGATCGTCAAGATTACCGGCGAATTCTGGGCCCAGACCACCGAGGGTGACGGCAACTTCAACATGTTCCCATTCCTGGTGCGCGAGGGCGCGCAGATTATCGTCGAGCCCGTCGGCACCTGGATCATGTACATGATCCACCAGGTGGTGCAGAAGATTCGCGACACGAAGGGCTTGGAAGACGGCGCGGTCATGCCTCCGGCGTGGCGTCTCGACAAGCACGCCAAGATCGAGATGAATTACCGCAACAAGCTCGCCAAGCTGAAAGTGGCGGAGGTCATCTTCTCCCGCGAGTACCACAAGATCATCGACGCCCTCGGCGGCACCGCCCACCGGCTGGTCAACCAGTACGAGCTCCAGCGCCTCGGCCACCCTTACTACAACTCGCGCGCCGGGGGCGGTGAAGGCCACCTCGAAGTGGCCAAGAACATTTACTACTCCAATAAAGAGCTCTGCCACATGGTGCTCTCGCTCAAGCCTTTCGGCTGCATGCCCTCCACCCAGTCCGACGGCGCGCAGTCCGCGGTCGTCGCCCACTACAAGGACATGATCTTCCTGCCCATCGAAACCTCCGGCGAAGGCGAGATCAACGCCCACAGCCGCGTTCAGATGGCCCTCGGAGAGGCCAAAGCCAAGGCCAAGCTGGAATTCAAAGAAGTGCTGGAAAAACTGGGCAAGTCGGCCGACGAACTCCGCACCTACGTGGACGCGCATCCGGAGATGTCGACTGCGCTCTACAAGGTGCCCAAGTACAAGGGCGTGATCGGCACGGCGCCGAACTTTGCTGTCCACGTCGCCGAGAAGATGGGCGCGAGCGTTCCGTACCACCAGGAAGCGCATTAG
- a CDS encoding single-stranded DNA-binding protein: protein MPKSVNKVILIGHLGKDPEVKYTPSGTPVAKFSLATNERYKDKDGNWQDRTEWHNIVAWQRTAEVVGEYCKKGSQVYIEGRLRTDSWDDKETGQKKYRTEIVVNDLVLLGGRGGGEGGEGGGRPRGAAASNMDQRTPEPDAAAGTQITDADIPF from the coding sequence ATGCCAAAGAGCGTCAATAAGGTCATCTTGATTGGACACCTCGGCAAAGACCCCGAGGTCAAGTACACGCCGAGCGGCACGCCGGTGGCCAAGTTCAGCCTGGCGACCAACGAGCGGTACAAGGATAAAGACGGCAATTGGCAGGACCGCACCGAGTGGCACAACATCGTGGCGTGGCAGCGCACGGCGGAGGTTGTCGGCGAGTATTGCAAGAAAGGCAGCCAGGTGTACATCGAGGGCCGGTTGCGCACGGATTCCTGGGACGACAAGGAAACCGGACAGAAAAAATATCGTACCGAGATCGTGGTCAACGACCTGGTGCTGCTGGGCGGACGCGGCGGCGGCGAGGGCGGCGAGGGCGGAGGACGACCGCGGGGAGCGGCAGCGTCGAATATGGATCAGCGGACACCCGAACCCGACGCGGCGGCGGGCACGCAGATTACGGATGCGGATATACCATTTTAG
- the cyaY gene encoding iron donor protein CyaY, which yields MDEMAFRRRADAAMESLKQSLIEAEDDADFEVEDQAGALHISFAEPPGRFVISPNTPARQIWISALSTSFKLNWNDDQNDFVLAKSGEGLKPLVSRLMNQQLESEAIDLD from the coding sequence ATGGACGAGATGGCATTCCGGCGGCGCGCCGATGCGGCGATGGAATCGCTGAAGCAATCGTTGATCGAAGCCGAAGACGACGCCGACTTCGAGGTGGAAGACCAGGCGGGCGCGCTGCACATCAGTTTCGCGGAGCCGCCGGGGCGGTTCGTGATCTCGCCCAACACGCCGGCGCGGCAGATCTGGATTTCGGCGCTGTCCACCAGCTTCAAGCTGAACTGGAACGATGACCAGAACGATTTCGTGCTGGCGAAAAGCGGCGAGGGGCTGAAGCCGCTGGTATCGCGGCTGATGAACCAGCAGTTGGAGTCGGAGGCGATTGATCTGGACTAG